GAAACAAAGAAGCTTGTGTATATGTTGCAGAGGGCTAGTTTCCTATGTTTGGTGGATGCAGGTGATATAACGTCAAGACTTGGAGCTTTGTCCATGGAAGCTGCAAGAGAATATTATGAACAAAACAGAACGCTATATATTGCCTTCATGAATTCAAGCCTTCAAGACTGTGAACAAAGGTGGTCTATTTAAGCCTCTGAAGAAACTCACTGTCTGATGAAGTTGCTCTATCTCTACTTTCTCTGACCCTGACTTTCCCTGACTTCTACCTTCCATAAACATGAAGTCACCTATAGTTCTGCTGCCCATGTTTTAAATCACAGGTAGTCCTGTCTGCCTGTGTTCACTGACCTACAATGGTTCCCAGTCAAGCAAattcctgattttaaaattctcatccttgttttcaaatcctttcatggTCCTGGCCTCCACTATCTCGAAACCCTCTTTCAATccaacaaccctctgaaatatATGCAAACCTCCAATTCTGCCCTGATAAGCCTGCCCAATTTTAAAAGCTCCATCATTGATGATCAGACTTTCAGTTACCTAGACTCTAACTTCTGGAATATCATTGTCTACAGTTCACCACCTTTCTTACACACCTTAAAACATATCTCTTCAAATAGACTTTTGGTCTtctgtcctaatatctctttATGTGACTCAGTTTCATACTTTCTTTTGTGGATGTTACTGCAAACCAATTAGGGCTATCAAAGATGCTTTATAGTAATAAATTGTTATCAGGCATTCATTGATTTAATGtaaatttacataaataacatattttgaaatgtttataaGTCTGTTTCTGATGTTCAAACCAAACTCATCACAAGTGTAAGAGGGTCTGTTTATTTCACACTGCAGGTCTTCCTCAATACTGACTTATTGCAACATTATTGGCATGAAATAATTTTTCATGAAGATTTGGTATACTTTTGCCTGGGATCTCAGACAAGTAAGGCTAAGCAGATTTGCATTTTCTTGAATGGAAAAAGACAACCTCTCAGCTGTCAGGTCACATACAAAGAGAAGAATATGCCAAAGAATATCATTGCCAGAGCATAGTTTCATTTGACCCCACTATGGATCTCAAATAATTTTCAGCCATTGTGTTCTCATAGCTGACCTTACCCATCATGAGGTCAGGGACAGTGGAGATCACATTAAGCAGCTTGAATAGGCATTTTTTTCCCAGAAGCTTAAACAGAGGAACTCTGCTCACAGCCTTGGTGAGATTCATGAGGGCAATGCATAACGATCTGTCTTTTTTTCATCATATTCTCTTGCAGCTTCAATGGACAAAGCTTCAAGTGCTGACGCTATATCATCTGCATCCATCAAACACAGGAAACCAGCCCTCCTGCAACACGTGCACAAGTTTCTCTGTTTCTGCTCGAGGGAGCTGGCAGTATCCCTGCTCCTTGAGGTTGCAAAAATTCCAGGTTCCAAACCTGGAAGATTTACAATTGACATGATTTCCTCAGTCCAGCAGTAGCAATTTACGTAACTTGTTcaaaattcattaaaaaaaggatTCTGATCAAAACcatcatgttttaaaatgtttacttttTAGTTATATAAAATGGTTTATATCAAAGAAATCTGACTTGGCAAGACAAAGACAGTTGTTTTAATGCTGTGTTATTGAGCAGGAAGTCATACACTCAACTGCCTGTGATTTTCACTCACACTACAACATAACTGGACCTCAGTGACAAACGTCCCTCTCCAACTCTCAGGTTTCAGTACAGGCAGGTTTGTACTTTGGCTCAAGATCCACAATGAGCATCCTTGCTGCAGAGAACAAAATCCAGACCACAGTTTCAGTTCTCTCACCAGAACTGGCAATAGTTAAAAGAtgtcagcgaagaaggttacctcagatgacaacaggatcttgatcagatgggccaacgggctgagaaatggcagatggagtttaattcagataaatacgaggtgctgcattttgggaaagcaaatcttagcaggacttatacacttaatggtaaggtcccagggagtattgctgaacagagagaccttggagtgcaggttcctagctccttgaaagtggagtcgcaggtagataggatagtgaagaaggcgtttggtatgctttcctttattggtcagactattgagtacaggaattgggaggtcatgttgcggctgtacgggacattggttaggccacggttggagtattgcgtgcaattctggtctcctcctatcggaaagatgttgtgaaacttgaaagggttcagaaaaggtttacagggatgttgccagggtttgaggatctgagctacagagagaggctgaacaagctggggctgttttccctggagcaacggaggctgaggggtgatcttatagaggtttacaaaattatgaggggcatggataggataaataggcaaggtcttttccctggcgttgggaagtccagtactagagggcataggtttagggtgagaggggaaagatataaaagagacctaacgggcaactttttcatgcagagggtggtacgtgtatggaatgagctgccagaggatgtggtggaggctggtacaattgcaacatttaagaggcatttggatgggtatatgaataggaagggtttgaagggatatgagccgggtgctggcaggtgggactagattgggttgggatatctggtcggcatggacgggttggactgaagggtctgtttccatgctgtacatttctatgactctatgtaacagGTTCTATGCAAATATGGGGGAGGAGGAAAATCACAAGGGAAGATCAATGATGCAGTGGAAGGCagtttaattaaaaacaaaggGGATCGTGATGGAAATCCATGGGACAAGTAAAGAAACAAGAAATCACTCAAGGGAAGGTGTAAATAAGAAtaacaaaatcaacattaacaGATACAATCCAATGAAACGGGTGTTGGTTTGACATCAATGTTGAGTCCAGGTGACTGTTAAGTAACCTTAGAAAGATGAGGAACAGATCATTTAGATTCTGATGAACATCATTGCAACAGTGTAAGAGGCAGAGCACAGCTGAGGCCCGAGTGAGGGAAGAGGaatttaaagaggagaaagtgaggtctgcagatgctggagatcaaagttgaaactttattgctggaacagcacagcaggtcaggcagcatccagggaacaggagattcgacgtttcgggcacaggcccttcttcaggattcctgaagaagggcctgtgcccgaaacgtcgaatctcctgttccctggatgctgcctgacctgctgtgctgttccagcaataaagtttcaacaaagagGAATTTAAATACTAGCCAaccagacactgcctgacctgctgcgcttttccagcaacacattttcagctctgatctccagcatctgcagccctcactttctctccatgggAGACCAAACGCACATTGGGTCTGCATCCCTGAGCTATTGGTCGCTTGTCACTTTAATGCTCTGCCCCATTTACATGCTGCTCCACTGGAACTCAATCTAACCTCaatgaacagcatctcatcttccaaaCGCTACTTAATATTCAACAACTTCAAATTCTCTGGTTCCATTTTTCAGATTTTTTCATGTGGCAACACAGCATAGTTCTGTTTTTCCCGGTAATGCCTTGTCCAAGTCGTTTTTTTCCCCCTTGTCCATTACCGTCTCTTTTGCTTTGTATTATCATGGCTATTGTCATTTAATCAAGCCTGCTTTCcaattctttccttttgtttcctcCCAGCTCCTCCTTCCCCCAtctatttgtttaaaatcagTTTCATCTCCATTTGTGATGAAAGGGTacggatctgaaatgttaactcggttCCTCCGGATAAAAATCCGTTGGATAATCCTGGCGCCTGCTGTTTTTTTACTTGGAATTTCACAGCCGGGAGGTCCTAGGCAGATAAAACAGCAGCAAACACATTCCTAAGAGACGTCCTGATTTACAAAAAAGTGCTCCCCACGAATAATCTTTGCAAACAACCAATGTTATTTATAAAGCGGACAGAGAGGTGTCTCCTGCAAACAAATTAAGAATTGGAATACAAAAGTAATCGGTTTGCAGTTTCACGTTGTGACAATGAGTTGATTTACTTTCCAGGTTTGCATGTACCTTTGTGACAGTATCGCCCTCCAACTCCAGGGGGACAGCGGCATTTCCCAGGACGGAGACACTCTCCGCCGTTCTTACACTTCGGATAACAAGTCACTGGAATCACAATGAATGAGGTGGACAGTAAATGATTCGCTCAAAGTacaagtgatcagaatgtgacaCTTAAAACAAAATCACGAGCCGGTATAAATGTTGTGCTTTAGATACACGAAACATTACGTTTAAGATATAATACCAAACAATGAAGAACTTCTCGGTCATGGGAAAGATGTCTGAGCAATTGTTTATTATCGACTCTTTGCGTCCCTTCGTTCGCTTTCACTCAAAATCAAATTGCCTGGCCCAACACAGCAAACTGTACCAGATAAACAGGGAAATCGGTCGTGCCAATCATACCAATGtatttttaacttaaattttaattttgaatcaCATTAATACTGAATCGAAACGTTTTGTTTGGCAAAGTATTACTTGATCTAATTTAACTTTCAAGTATAATATGATCTCAAGTATTAAAGCGAAAAGTAAGACAAACATTTTGTTACAGTATCTTCCTATATTGACGATTCTACGTTCAAAAAGGAATACCTGAGGTAAGCTTTGAACCACATTGAAACGGATGGGAATTTGACCGGTGTAATTCTCAAGCAGAACACTGTGTAAATGTACTTACCGTACTGACACAGGTCACCCTCGTATCCTTTGGAACAGAAGCAAGTGTTATTCCTGATACATAGCCCCCCATGTTGACACGGAGGATCGCACTTCGCTTTGGGATCGAAAACAAAAGGAACCACCACTCCACGTGATGCCTTCGACCGAGCTTCGCAGGCGCCCGGCAGCAGAAAGACCAAACACTGCAAAACGCACAGAGTCACGGCGAAGCCTGTTGGCTGGACTTTCATGCTGCTTGTGGCCTCCGGGCGCCTCAAACTGAACTGAAAGTGCACCGAGTGCCTGTGACCTCTCCCGTGAAGTTTCAAGCGAACTTCTGGCAAACCTCCCCGGGGGGTCTCCAGCACACTCCAATTGGTGGTTTGCAGTTGGTTTAGGAGAACTGACGGGGAAGGGGAGCTCGATGAATAATGTAAAAAGCAGGTGCCAAAGGCTGTTCGATTCTAGAGCTTTGTGAGACTTCATAGGGCTGGGCCCAGAACGTTTAATGTAGGCTTAACCATTCAAACTTTCGAACGAACTCCCTCATTACAAAGCCAATGGTAATTTGTAGAAGCTGAAAGAAAATCTCTGAACGTTCAGCTTTGTTTGAGTTTCCACATTTATCTTGACAAAACAGCAAGGAATAAGTGGTGAATACTAAATGGCAAGATAAATGTAAAAATGAGGAAGTTAACAGAAAGCAAATGATATCATGTCTTGTCTGCTCAACATGATATTAATAATAGATCAATATGTAAAATATCGTATTAATGTAATTGGTCTAAGATCACAGGGGTTTGCGTTACCACATTGTGTTACCAGCTTTGacaaaagggtcagttagactggaaacgtcagctcttttctctccttccaggtgctgccagacctgctgagattttccagcattttctctcttgtgTTACCACATTTCCTTGAGTTAAATAACCTACACATTTTATCACAGCTTTAACACTGTAAGATGTGTTTTGTTATCGCTATTACTAATGTAGAAaccacatttttaaattatttgctaatcgagtttttttttattcttttctccatgtcgtgtgtgtgcaggtgtaagacacagtgaagaacaacaggtgtacaaatctttatttatattacaccaccaggaagaaaggaaacaccaggtgcccagtgacaagcagtgcccttctcatcaaagggcaatgctgcgtcatcaaaaaggtgaaggggagggcagggattaaatcaaaatagagttgaaggggaaaataaaacactccactccctgcggtacccacctctccctgaacagttcaagggtgttggtgaacaccgtgtgctccttctccagagacacctgggctctaatgtaaccgcggaagaggggcagacaattggccctaacgacccccttcacggcccactgcctggacctgtttatggccagatTGGGCGGCCCCAGGggcagacccatgaggagatcctctggtcttcccttccccctccacaccGGGTGCCCAGAgaatcaggagcgtgggactgaagtgtaaCCAAAAGCAGAAGAGAAGGTTCTCCagaaaactaaaaagggagtgcaatgcccacaccccatatatacaatgtccacggactccacagcactgCAGAACAAGTAGTTTGGCTgagagtccgtgaaccaccgcaatctgcggttgcaggggactgctgcgagcagcaccctccaccccagatccccaacAGAAAGGGGGAGGATTCCCGTGTAGAGAGCCAATAATTGAGTTTTATGGTGTTAATTAAGAGAGGGAGTGTACAGGAAGCTCATTATTCTGACTAATTGCTTAAAACTAGCATTACCTCATTCTGAGGCATTTCACATGGAGTTTAGAGAGAACAACATTTACATCTTTAAACTGCATATTTTTATCTGCAAAATATTAGAGAACTGTTAAAAATGGTAAATGCAGCAAGTCTTTCATTCTGCCAGCATGATTTGTTGTTCTTACCATTAGTTGCAGAACAAATGCATGGCAATACACATTGCTGTGAAACCAATAATATACAATTTAACTTTTTAATCATGTAAACCTACAGGGCTCTATGGGACGAAGAGTCATAATATTGCAGAAGAAAGTAAT
The sequence above is drawn from the Chiloscyllium plagiosum isolate BGI_BamShark_2017 chromosome 5, ASM401019v2, whole genome shotgun sequence genome and encodes:
- the vwde gene encoding von Willebrand factor D and EGF domain-containing protein produces the protein MKVQPTGFAVTLCVLQCLVFLLPGACEARSKASRGVVVPFVFDPKAKCDPPCQHGGLCIRNNTCFCSKGYEGDLCQYVTCYPKCKNGGECLRPGKCRCPPGVGGRYCHKATCEGGCLNGGECISVNSAVKCLCSSGWKGSRCQEAICPQGCRNGGSCLAPGICNCLDGWVGGACHLAVCDNPCVHGGKCIAPNLCQCRGSYTGPQCTQKIK